In Kordia antarctica, the following proteins share a genomic window:
- a CDS encoding type II toxin-antitoxin system RelE/ParE family toxin, protein MDGLKVFWTQTAKRQRDHIFEYWNNKNKSKSYSTKLNLAIRERIQLLKKQPEFGKKIYFKNIRAVSMRHYSIIYKINQLNIIIIGFWDNRQDSEKLLNFLRNA, encoded by the coding sequence ATGGATGGATTAAAAGTTTTTTGGACGCAGACAGCGAAAAGACAAAGAGATCATATTTTTGAGTATTGGAATAATAAGAATAAAAGTAAGTCCTATTCAACAAAGCTAAATCTAGCCATAAGAGAACGTATTCAGTTACTCAAAAAACAACCTGAATTTGGAAAGAAAATATATTTTAAAAATATTAGAGCAGTTTCAATGAGACATTATTCTATTATATACAAAATCAATCAACTCAATATAATCATCATAGGGTTTTGGGATAATCGTCAAGACTCCGAAAAACTCCTAAATTTTTTGCGTAACGCATAA
- a CDS encoding WG repeat-containing protein: MKKYIYFVFILVLNSCGSQVVSTPKNEITNTKKTHNEILVHGIDRCLSYGRRTKGTFGFVNTEGKELFGKTFRNCSNFFGNYANVYKDSAFGYVDRKGNVKLFPAYDIVYWYTDSIGYAAKNNKLGLINREGKLKTDIEYDDIQFSDESYFTLKKNNKWFIVDGNGKKILHDSIHLKASFVYDGNAIYLDIIDADTKQGIVSMNGEIIVKAKYDEVTGYFSNGFMHVTNENKSGFVNKKGEEVIPLIYDQLSYDFKENLTAAKKNGKWGFINAKNEVVIDFEYDQITQFSEGLAMVTKKGKAGYINSAGEIIIPINLKSTWRGDFSEKLAVFKSSNGKYGYIDKNGKTVIAPIYDSALAFKNGFAYVKVNGSAGFIDKKGAFAVDPKYYEVWSIQEGISRYFIK; encoded by the coding sequence ATGAAAAAGTACATCTACTTTGTATTCATACTCGTATTGAATTCTTGTGGTTCACAAGTAGTTTCAACTCCTAAAAATGAAATCACTAATACTAAAAAAACGCATAATGAAATATTAGTTCATGGAATTGATCGTTGTCTATCCTACGGACGAAGAACTAAAGGGACGTTTGGTTTTGTGAATACTGAAGGAAAAGAATTGTTTGGGAAAACATTTCGGAATTGCTCCAATTTTTTCGGAAACTACGCAAATGTATATAAAGACTCCGCATTTGGTTATGTTGACAGAAAAGGAAACGTAAAATTATTTCCAGCATATGATATTGTATATTGGTATACAGATAGTATTGGGTACGCTGCAAAAAATAATAAATTAGGACTCATTAACAGAGAAGGAAAGCTAAAAACTGATATTGAATATGATGATATACAATTTTCTGACGAAAGTTATTTTACGCTAAAGAAAAATAATAAATGGTTTATTGTTGATGGCAACGGAAAAAAAATACTACACGATTCTATTCATCTCAAAGCCTCTTTTGTCTATGATGGCAATGCAATTTATCTAGATATAATTGATGCAGATACAAAACAAGGAATCGTAAGCATGAATGGCGAAATCATTGTCAAAGCCAAATACGATGAAGTCACTGGCTATTTTTCAAATGGATTCATGCATGTGACCAATGAAAACAAAAGCGGTTTTGTCAACAAAAAAGGGGAAGAAGTAATTCCATTGATTTACGATCAACTGAGTTATGATTTTAAAGAAAATTTAACTGCGGCAAAGAAAAATGGAAAATGGGGTTTTATCAATGCTAAAAACGAAGTCGTAATAGATTTCGAATACGATCAGATAACCCAATTTTCAGAAGGATTGGCAATGGTTACAAAAAAAGGAAAAGCAGGATATATTAATAGCGCAGGCGAAATTATTATTCCTATAAACTTAAAATCTACTTGGCGAGGTGATTTCAGTGAAAAGCTAGCAGTTTTCAAATCAAGCAATGGCAAATATGGCTACATTGATAAAAATGGAAAAACCGTTATTGCGCCAATTTACGATTCAGCATTGGCATTTAAAAATGGATTTGCGTATGTGAAAGTAAATGGAAGTGCCGGATTTATTGATAAAAAAGGTGCATTTGCCGTTGATCCAAAGTATTACGAAGTCTGGTCGATACAAGAAGGCATTTCACGCTATTTTATCAAATAG
- a CDS encoding 2OG-Fe(II) oxygenase family protein yields MSINYSFGLPLKHNFAEYVYYQGLFLPHEIDRILNFWDDDKTIKATLAGENKHDDELRKSSVMFIDNTPENDWIYKKLASLAITCNNERYWFDLLGFHQELQLTRYSEGDFFDWHMDFGPGEISARKLSMTIQLSDENDYEGGDLQFMINHKIVAAPRKKGTIIIFPSFIMHRVTPITKGIRQSIVGWVSGPPYR; encoded by the coding sequence ATGTCCATAAACTACTCTTTTGGTCTTCCACTGAAACACAACTTTGCAGAATACGTATATTATCAAGGATTATTTCTTCCGCATGAAATAGATAGAATCCTCAACTTTTGGGATGATGATAAAACGATAAAAGCCACACTTGCAGGAGAAAACAAACATGACGATGAATTGCGAAAAAGTTCCGTGATGTTTATTGACAATACGCCAGAAAATGATTGGATTTATAAAAAATTGGCGAGTCTTGCGATTACCTGTAATAATGAACGCTATTGGTTTGATTTATTAGGTTTTCACCAAGAATTACAACTGACACGCTATTCAGAAGGCGATTTTTTTGATTGGCATATGGATTTTGGTCCTGGAGAAATTTCAGCACGAAAACTAAGTATGACCATTCAATTATCAGATGAAAATGATTATGAAGGTGGCGATTTGCAATTTATGATTAATCATAAAATAGTAGCTGCGCCACGAAAAAAAGGCACGATCATCATTTTTCCGTCATTTATTATGCATCGTGTGACGCCAATTACAAAAGGAATTCGTCAATCAATTGTTGGTTGGGTTTCTGGTCCGCCGTATAGATAA
- a CDS encoding tetratricopeptide repeat protein, with product MKYYFLILLCIPMFLMSQTTTERVEQLFENKQYSKAETIIKSALEKSPNNRQLIELLGDSFGYRENWDNAIENYEKLVEMDNANANYHYKYGGAMGMKALIVNKFRALSLIGDIKSSFNRAAELDPNHIDVRWAMVELYMQLPGLLGGSVRKSMKYANELENLSKVDGYLAKGYIYEYDDEPELAEKFYKKAIAIGGSLTCYDKLTNLYEKQEQPLKAIANIEKSHKKHQRNAMHYQIGKVAADYNIQLEKGEKCLYLYITNYTSKDGVPVSWAYYRLAQIFQHKGDKQKAMEWIDKALAENILKPFKKKKVEILAM from the coding sequence ATGAAGTATTACTTTTTAATCCTTTTGTGTATTCCGATGTTTTTAATGAGTCAAACAACAACGGAACGTGTTGAACAATTATTTGAAAATAAACAATACAGCAAAGCGGAAACTATTATAAAATCTGCCTTAGAAAAATCGCCAAATAATCGCCAACTAATTGAACTTTTGGGCGATTCTTTCGGATATCGTGAAAATTGGGATAATGCCATTGAAAACTACGAGAAGTTAGTAGAAATGGACAATGCAAACGCTAATTATCATTATAAATATGGTGGCGCAATGGGCATGAAAGCATTAATTGTTAATAAATTTAGAGCGTTGAGTTTGATAGGCGATATTAAAAGTTCCTTTAATCGTGCTGCCGAACTCGATCCAAATCACATTGATGTACGTTGGGCAATGGTAGAATTGTATATGCAATTGCCAGGACTTTTGGGCGGAAGCGTTCGGAAGTCTATGAAATATGCCAACGAGCTTGAAAATCTTTCCAAAGTAGATGGTTATTTAGCAAAAGGCTATATTTATGAATACGATGATGAGCCTGAATTGGCGGAGAAATTCTACAAAAAAGCCATTGCAATTGGCGGTTCATTAACCTGTTATGATAAACTAACGAATTTATATGAAAAACAAGAACAGCCTTTGAAAGCCATTGCAAATATTGAAAAATCACACAAAAAACACCAACGAAACGCAATGCATTACCAAATTGGTAAAGTAGCAGCCGATTATAATATTCAACTCGAAAAAGGGGAGAAGTGTTTGTATTTATACATTACTAATTATACTTCTAAAGATGGCGTTCCTGTGTCGTGGGCATATTACCGTTTGGCACAAATATTTCAGCATAAAGGCGATAAACAAAAAGCAATGGAATGGATTGATAAAGCTTTGGCGGAAAATATATTGAAACCTTTTAAAAAGAAAAAGGTGGAGATTTTGGCGATGTAG
- a CDS encoding cyclase family protein, whose product MKIIDLSKPIQYNKNDPWFMKVKIKHKPHRKAKWLIRVLGLPFKLFPKGFTGWADDTIQKMGVHSTTHIDAPWHYSPTVNGEKAKTIDEVPLDWCFGEGIVIDMKHKVDFDAITVKDITTFLDEQNLTIEPKMIVLIKTGRDKYNGTKDFHKIGTGMSAEATEWLIDKGIKVMGIDSWGWDLPLPYMLQKAKETGNSELFWEAHLVGQRKEYCHMEQLVNLDALPYTGFKIAVFPLKIVGASAAPARVVAMME is encoded by the coding sequence ATGAAAATCATCGATTTATCCAAACCAATTCAATACAACAAAAATGATCCTTGGTTTATGAAGGTAAAAATCAAGCATAAACCACACCGAAAAGCTAAATGGTTAATTCGTGTTTTAGGATTGCCTTTCAAGCTATTTCCGAAAGGATTTACAGGTTGGGCAGATGATACGATTCAGAAAATGGGCGTGCATTCCACAACTCATATTGATGCGCCTTGGCATTATTCACCAACTGTAAACGGCGAAAAAGCAAAAACAATTGATGAAGTTCCGCTCGATTGGTGTTTTGGCGAAGGAATTGTAATCGATATGAAACACAAAGTAGATTTTGATGCGATTACAGTAAAAGATATTACTACTTTTTTAGATGAACAAAACTTAACAATTGAACCCAAAATGATTGTATTAATCAAAACGGGAAGAGACAAATATAACGGCACAAAAGATTTTCACAAAATAGGAACTGGTATGAGTGCCGAAGCAACGGAATGGCTTATTGATAAAGGAATTAAAGTTATGGGAATCGATTCTTGGGGCTGGGATTTACCATTGCCATACATGTTACAAAAAGCAAAAGAAACTGGAAACTCAGAATTATTTTGGGAAGCACATTTGGTCGGACAACGGAAAGAATATTGTCATATGGAACAACTCGTCAACTTAGACGCGCTTCCATATACAGGTTTTAAAATTGCCGTATTTCCGTTAAAAATTGTGGGTGCTTCTGCCGCGCCTGCGAGAGTTGTGGCGATGATGGAGTAA